One window of Nostoc sp. NIES-3756 genomic DNA carries:
- a CDS encoding HAD hydrolase-like protein, which produces MTKILFVDLDGTVRRTKSGATFINTPQDQEIISGVTEAIARYSNHYVIGITNQGGVAAKKKSLEAAIAEQEYTMELLPQLLEIYFCPDFKGRQCYKLISTDNTIRCAAINFKQEPQLLKWQGLCRKPNPGMVEIAIAQMVRPVERQECLFVGDSPDDESCALTARVPFMWANEWRGQ; this is translated from the coding sequence ATGACTAAAATTCTCTTTGTTGATTTAGATGGAACTGTCCGCCGCACTAAAAGTGGAGCGACATTCATCAATACTCCACAAGACCAAGAGATTATTTCTGGCGTTACAGAGGCTATCGCTCGTTATTCCAATCACTACGTCATCGGCATCACCAATCAAGGCGGTGTGGCAGCCAAAAAGAAAAGTTTAGAAGCAGCGATCGCTGAACAAGAATACACGATGGAGTTACTACCCCAACTACTAGAGATATATTTCTGTCCAGATTTCAAAGGTAGACAATGCTACAAACTAATTTCTACCGATAATACTATCCGTTGTGCGGCAATTAATTTCAAACAAGAACCACAATTGCTCAAATGGCAGGGATTATGCCGTAAGCCAAATCCGGGGATGGTAGAGATAGCGATTGCCCAAATGGTTCGACCAGTGGAGCGACAAGAATGTCTGTTTGTCGGTGACAGCCCAGATGATGAGTCTTGCGCTTTAACTGCGCGTGTTCCTTTTATGTGGGCTAACGAATGGAGGGGGCAATGA
- a CDS encoding MT-A70 family methyltransferase codes for MRLSTLQGQYQCIVIDPPWFYRLRNQDKTHRNRIPYQPMRTEEILALPIADLCDKSGCVLWLWFTNNHMVEAAQCLQVWGFDLKTILTWEKVTKDGTKTHLGTGHWLRNCTEHCALAVRGNVKAFAGCTLSNQSTILHAPRREHSRKPSSFFELVDNLCSNMTKLEVFARESRQGWDSWGDEVNKFRC; via the coding sequence ATGAGACTTTCTACTCTACAAGGACAGTATCAGTGCATCGTCATAGACCCGCCCTGGTTCTATCGTCTCCGCAATCAAGACAAGACCCATCGTAACCGCATACCTTATCAACCTATGCGAACTGAGGAAATCCTTGCATTACCAATTGCTGACTTATGCGACAAGAGTGGCTGTGTTCTTTGGCTGTGGTTTACCAACAACCACATGGTAGAAGCTGCCCAGTGCTTACAGGTATGGGGTTTCGACCTCAAGACTATCCTGACTTGGGAAAAAGTTACGAAAGATGGCACTAAAACACATCTTGGGACTGGCCACTGGTTAAGAAACTGCACTGAACATTGTGCTTTGGCGGTTCGTGGAAATGTAAAGGCTTTTGCTGGATGCACTTTATCAAATCAGTCCACCATCTTACACGCACCACGCCGTGAGCATTCTAGAAAGCCATCGTCTTTTTTTGAACTAGTAGATAATTTATGTTCCAACATGACAAAACTTGAAGTTTTTGCTCGTGAATCTCGTCAAGGTTGGGATAGCTGGGGAGATGAGGTTAATAAATTCAGATGCTAA